The following proteins are encoded in a genomic region of Triticum dicoccoides isolate Atlit2015 ecotype Zavitan chromosome 1B, WEW_v2.0, whole genome shotgun sequence:
- the LOC119339104 gene encoding tobamovirus multiplication protein 2B-like, whose protein sequence is MAPYMDSPRGPCCSWLGWASNYSEAAVCGGDDDDQEMAAVAGGGGGAKATVAEQIGQAVQSTSNLLQLMEQSSPAQVHLAKLPKNLLAKASLTKNTEQVLQQLPNVISSLDAFMDSSLQSASQIKTVTQLLSNMESTQLKSILPASRLQKDQKNTEPGELRVD, encoded by the exons ATGGCTCCTTACATGGACAGCCCACGTGGCCCATGTTGCAGTTGGCTGGGCTGGGCCTCGAATTATTCCGAGGCTGCGGtgtgcggcggcgacgacgacgaccaggagatggctgcggtggcgggcggcggcggaggagcgaaGGCGACGGTGGCGGAGCAGATAGGGCAGGCGGTGCAGTCCACCTCCAACCTTCTCCAGCTCATGGAGCAGTCCTCCCCTGCCCAG GTCCACTTGGCTAAACTCCCTAAGAATCTCTTGGCGAAAGCATCTCTTACAAAGAACACAGAGCAA GTGCTACAACAACTACCTAATGTAATTTCTTCCTTGGATGCTTTTATGGATAGTAGTTTGCAAAG CGCATCTCAAATTAAGACTGTCACACAACTCTTGTCAAACATGGAGAGCACCCAGCTCAAATCTATTTTGCCTGCCTCTCGATTACAGAAAGATCAAAAGAATACTGAGCCTGGAGAACTCAGGGTTGACTGA